A DNA window from Parabacteroides johnsonii DSM 18315 contains the following coding sequences:
- a CDS encoding TrkH family potassium uptake protein, with translation MLNIRFIIKMLGMMFILETLFMLAATAVAFLYKGNDFYPLLQSSGIMFGTGVLFMLIGLRANEHTAGRREGMLTVTLTWALFSLLGMLPFYLGGYIDNVTDAYFETMSGFTTTGSTILTDIEALPHGILFWRSLTQWQGGIGVIVFTVALMPIIGGGAIQMFNAETPGITHERFRPRITQVAKRLWGVYLFLTIILIGLLWAGPMDLFDAVNHALTCIATGGYSTKNASIAYWNSAYIEYVVTIFMFIGATNITLIYFFFNGKPKKLFTDEETRWFFWFVLIITAMSTVWIMYKGIVDDFGTAFRQAIFQVVTLVSTCGFATVDYIPWGPFFWLLALVLMVVCGCAGSTCGGLKMGRFVILTKNLFNEFKKQTHPHAIIPVRMNGHAISGDIVHRVLAFAFAYIALIFVSCMVLMIDGMGFEETIGATISSIGNVGPGLGSLGPVGNYADVPAVSKWFLSFLMMVGRLEIFTVLTILLPGFWKQ, from the coding sequence ATGCTAAACATTCGTTTTATAATTAAGATGTTAGGGATGATGTTCATCCTTGAGACGTTATTTATGCTGGCTGCAACGGCAGTCGCTTTCTTATATAAAGGAAACGATTTCTATCCGCTTCTTCAGTCGAGTGGTATCATGTTCGGAACGGGAGTTCTTTTTATGCTGATCGGATTACGAGCCAACGAACATACGGCTGGACGCCGGGAAGGGATGTTGACCGTTACTTTGACTTGGGCTCTTTTCTCCCTCTTAGGGATGTTGCCTTTTTATTTAGGGGGGTATATAGATAATGTGACGGATGCTTATTTCGAAACGATGTCCGGTTTCACGACGACAGGCTCTACCATATTGACCGACATCGAAGCACTTCCGCATGGGATATTGTTTTGGCGAAGCCTTACGCAATGGCAGGGTGGTATCGGAGTAATTGTCTTTACTGTCGCTTTGATGCCTATCATTGGCGGTGGTGCCATACAGATGTTCAATGCTGAAACACCAGGAATCACACATGAACGTTTTCGACCTCGCATAACGCAGGTTGCCAAACGACTTTGGGGAGTTTATTTGTTTCTGACTATTATACTAATCGGGTTGCTTTGGGCGGGGCCGATGGATCTGTTTGATGCAGTGAACCATGCGCTAACTTGTATTGCAACTGGTGGTTATTCTACTAAAAATGCCAGTATTGCTTATTGGAACTCTGCTTATATCGAATATGTCGTTACGATCTTCATGTTTATTGGGGCAACCAATATCACCCTGATTTATTTCTTTTTTAACGGAAAGCCCAAGAAGTTGTTTACAGATGAGGAAACGCGCTGGTTCTTTTGGTTTGTGCTGATTATAACAGCAATGTCAACGGTTTGGATTATGTATAAGGGAATTGTGGATGATTTTGGAACGGCTTTCAGGCAGGCCATATTCCAAGTTGTGACATTGGTATCTACCTGTGGGTTTGCCACGGTCGACTATATTCCGTGGGGACCGTTCTTCTGGTTGTTGGCACTGGTCTTGATGGTGGTATGTGGTTGTGCAGGCTCTACCTGTGGAGGTTTGAAGATGGGCCGTTTTGTGATCTTGACCAAGAACCTCTTTAACGAGTTTAAGAAGCAGACACATCCACATGCCATTATTCCGGTACGTATGAATGGGCATGCCATTTCGGGTGATATTGTCCACCGGGTATTGGCTTTCGCTTTCGCTTATATTGCTTTAATATTTGTCAGCTGTATGGTACTGATGATCGACGGGATGGGATTTGAGGAGACGATCGGTGCTACTATCTCTTCGATCGGCAACGTTGGGCCGGGACTCGGTAGTTTGGGACCAGTTGGAAACTATGCTGATGTCCCGGCAGTATCGAAATGGTTCTTGTCTTTTCTGATGATGGTCGGACGTTTAGAAATCTTTACGGTGCTGACAATCTTGTTGCCAGGATTTTGGAAGCAATAA
- the trkA gene encoding Trk system potassium transporter TrkA has translation MKIIIAGAGEVGTHLAKMLSQEKQDIILMDPNEERLNFTNSSMEILPMVGNPTSIRDLEEAGIRKADLFISVTPEETTNVAASILASKLGARKTLTRINNYEYLLPKNKELFEKMGIDSMIYPEMLAAKEIVTAVKRPWTRQYWELFGGALILIGVKVRDNSRLVNKHLFELLNEQKLYHIVAIKRQNETIIPRGTDRIESGDIVFFTTTKGHIEDVRLHAGKRDPEVKKVIIMGGSRIAIRTCQYLPNNIRVKVIETNKEKSHRIAEVVPGNVLIINGDGRDTDLLMQEGIKDAQAFIALTDNSSTNILACLAAKRAGVFKTIAKIENIDYIPLAESMDIGSVINKKLIAASHIYQFLLDADVSNVKCLTFANADVAELVARPDSKITRKQVKDLNLPKDLTLGGLIRDGEPMMIKGDTHIQAYDHVVVFCLDTAMRKLEDYFN, from the coding sequence ATGAAAATTATTATAGCCGGAGCCGGTGAAGTAGGAACCCACCTGGCAAAAATGTTATCACAGGAGAAGCAGGATATTATCCTGATGGATCCGAATGAGGAACGTTTGAATTTTACGAATTCAAGTATGGAGATCCTTCCTATGGTGGGTAATCCGACTTCCATTCGAGATCTGGAAGAAGCCGGTATCAGAAAGGCAGACCTGTTTATCAGTGTCACGCCGGAAGAAACGACCAATGTGGCAGCCAGTATTCTGGCTTCTAAATTAGGGGCACGTAAGACGTTGACACGTATCAACAATTACGAATATTTGCTCCCTAAAAATAAGGAACTATTCGAAAAGATGGGGATCGATTCCATGATCTACCCGGAAATGCTGGCCGCCAAGGAAATTGTCACGGCTGTTAAACGTCCGTGGACTCGGCAATACTGGGAACTGTTCGGAGGCGCTCTGATCTTGATAGGTGTAAAGGTGCGCGATAATTCCCGACTTGTGAACAAACATCTGTTTGAACTGCTGAATGAACAGAAACTCTATCATATCGTTGCCATCAAACGGCAGAATGAAACTATTATTCCTCGTGGTACGGACCGTATAGAATCGGGAGATATCGTTTTCTTTACAACGACTAAAGGCCATATCGAAGATGTCCGGTTGCATGCGGGCAAGCGAGACCCTGAAGTAAAGAAAGTCATTATTATGGGGGGGAGCCGTATCGCAATCCGTACTTGTCAATATCTTCCGAACAATATTCGTGTAAAAGTAATCGAAACAAACAAAGAAAAGAGTCATCGTATAGCTGAGGTTGTCCCTGGAAATGTATTGATTATCAATGGGGACGGACGTGATACTGACCTCTTGATGCAGGAAGGAATCAAAGATGCACAAGCATTTATTGCACTGACGGATAATTCAAGTACGAATATTTTGGCTTGTTTGGCAGCTAAACGCGCCGGAGTATTCAAAACCATCGCCAAGATCGAGAATATTGACTACATACCTTTAGCGGAGAGTATGGATATCGGTTCGGTTATTAATAAGAAACTGATTGCTGCCAGCCATATTTACCAATTCCTGTTGGATGCAGACGTGTCGAACGTGAAATGTCTAACTTTTGCCAATGCTGATGTGGCGGAACTTGTTGCCCGTCCCGATTCGAAGATTACCCGTAAGCAGGTAAAAGATCTGAACCTCCCGAAAGATTTAACGTTGGGTGGATTGATTCGTGACGGAGAACCTATGATGATCAAGGGGGATACACATATCCAGGCTTATGATCACGTTGTTGTGTTCTGTTTGGATACGGCTATGCGTAAATTGGAGGACTACTTTAATTGA
- the ruvA gene encoding Holliday junction branch migration protein RuvA encodes MIEYIKGEIVELTPARMVLECAGIGYELNISLNTYTFYNGKADGKVYVYEIIREDAHVLFGFAGIEERELFLMLTTVPGVGPNTARMILSSLSPSELVRAIADKDENSLVAVKGIGTKTAQRILVDLKNKVKAVEGLTTVSTPKTPASNNAVAEEAVAALVMLGFQKAASQKAVHTILKGSPSLAVEQVIKTALRML; translated from the coding sequence ATGATCGAATATATTAAGGGAGAAATCGTCGAACTGACTCCAGCCAGGATGGTGCTGGAATGTGCCGGAATCGGCTACGAACTGAATATTTCCCTGAATACATATACTTTTTATAATGGAAAGGCAGATGGTAAGGTCTACGTTTACGAGATCATACGAGAAGATGCCCACGTACTTTTTGGCTTTGCCGGGATAGAAGAACGCGAACTGTTCTTGATGCTGACCACCGTGCCAGGGGTAGGCCCTAACACGGCACGGATGATCCTTTCTTCCCTGTCACCATCCGAACTAGTACGGGCGATAGCCGACAAAGACGAAAATTCCCTAGTTGCAGTCAAAGGAATAGGAACAAAAACAGCTCAGCGTATCCTTGTGGATCTTAAGAACAAGGTGAAAGCGGTCGAAGGACTTACAACTGTAAGCACACCCAAAACTCCCGCGTCGAATAATGCCGTGGCGGAAGAAGCTGTCGCTGCACTGGTCATGTTGGGATTCCAGAAAGCCGCTTCACAAAAGGCGGTCCATACGATTCTCAAAGGTTCTCCCTCACTTGCTGTCGAGCAAGTGATCAAAACTGCTCTAAGAATGCTTTAA